The Catellatospora citrea DNA segment CACCCACTGGGACCTGGCCGAGCAGCTCGCCGACCGCTACCCGAAGATCGACGTCGACCCTGAGTCGATCTTCGTGCGGGACGGGGCGATCGTCACCTCGGCCGGGGTCACCTCCGGCATCGACCTGGCGCTGGGCCTGGTCGAGGAGGACCACGGCCCCGAGCTGGCCCGCCTGGTCGCCAAGCACCTGGTGGTGTTCCTGCAGCGCCCCGGCGGCCAGTCGCAGTACAGCGTGCGGCTGCGCGGCGGCGGCCGGCACAGCGAGGTGCTGCGGCCGGTGCTCGACGGGGTGGTGCTCGACCCGGCCGGCGACCACTCGCTGGCGGCGATGGCCGGCCGGGCCATGCTCAGCGTCCGGCAGCTCACCCGGCTGTTCCGCGACGAGACGGGGATGAGCCCGGCCAACTACGTGGAGCTGGCCCGGGTCGAGGCGGCACAGAACCTGCTGGAGACCGGTGACGAGCCGCTGGACGTGGTCGCGCGGCGGGCCGGGTTCGGCTCCCCGGAGACCATGCGGCGGGCGTTCCTGCGCCGGCTCGGCATGCCGCCGGCCGCCTACCGGGGCAGGTTCCGCACCTCGGGCGCGCTGCGGGAGGGCCGGACGGCGCCTTGAGTCGACCGGCCGCCGCCCGCCGCCGATGGGCGTACGCTGCAAAGATGGATGCGACGCGAGCGGGCGTCGGCAGCGACCCGCTGGCCCATGTCAATGTCTCCCGGCTCCGGTCCGACCTGCGGGCGGTGCAGGCCCTCGGCACCACGTCCGGGGCGATGCGGGCGTGCACCGTGAGCGCGGACATCCGCCAGGCCTACGGCACGGCCCTGCGCGCCCGCGACGAGGCGGCGGCCTACCTGCACGGCAATCGCGACTGGACCACCGAGGACCTGGCCGAGGTGATCTGCGGCCACCGCGCCGACGAGAGGCGGGTGCGGCTGATCGCCGAGTGGTCGACGGCCCCGCAGCACCTCTACGACGCCGGGCACGAGCTGCTGCACCGCCAGCAACTCGCGAACGAACTGCGTGACCTGCTGTCCGAGGCTCGCGCCACGGCGGTGCGCCACCTGCGCGAAGCCGAACTCGTGCTGCCCGTGGATCCGCTGGCCCAGGTGCTCAAGGCGACCGACATGGTGCGTTTCACGAGCTACCACCTGGACGTGGTGGCGGCCAACCGCAACCTGTACGCGGCCAACCTCGTCGTGCACCACGAGTGGGAGCTCGACGAGATCGCGGAGCTGGCCGACGCCGAGCCGGACGCGATCGAGAGCGCGTTCGAGGCGGCCCGCACCAACCCGCCGTCGGACGCCGACTCCCGTTCCGTACGCGAGCTGGCCGCGATCGCGGCGGCCATCGCCGCCCGCCGCCGCCACTGGGAGTCCGCCCGCCAGGAGGCCGTGGCCGAGTGCCTGG contains these protein-coding regions:
- a CDS encoding GlxA family transcriptional regulator encodes the protein MGGTREVVVVAYDGVRLLDVTGPVEVFTVADEHGADYRVRIASPGGADVRTSSGVRLGADVALADVAPGMHVLVVPGAPDVAASERNTALLAEVRRLSAGAGSTASVCAGAFVLAAAGLLDGCRAATHWDLAEQLADRYPKIDVDPESIFVRDGAIVTSAGVTSGIDLALGLVEEDHGPELARLVAKHLVVFLQRPGGQSQYSVRLRGGGRHSEVLRPVLDGVVLDPAGDHSLAAMAGRAMLSVRQLTRLFRDETGMSPANYVELARVEAAQNLLETGDEPLDVVARRAGFGSPETMRRAFLRRLGMPPAAYRGRFRTSGALREGRTAP